The following proteins are co-located in the Echinicola sp. 20G genome:
- a CDS encoding baseplate J/gp47 family protein: MSENCNHIDDVIFQRNGTDQENRFTKILDPDSIELHDFDVEDWILFAYNFAQNVNYFKVENDQNPSGNWQDFFNHFGLASSTIPKRNDPSYKTLKESISTTLSDLESESAVTPHMTLFICFLRLLELSKDRLNGLTKKHLDFYYQEVLQISKLEPVADQVHVIFEIAKKSVDEKIEANTSLDGGKDGLGKKRIYKTKQELIANKAQVSQLKSLYIDHDLQEIKKSPISNSFDGKGKALIKESPYWWPFGYSSEEESYDPLDSADLGFAIASPMLALQEGERNVSVSISFKNSFNFSSSELNDDDLINLIQVYCSGEKEWLGPFNLSKDLAFFNGTDDDNISSSISGNQLNCVFSLPSDQDAITPYNQEALGENINSNYPVVRFLIKTEEESYKPKVHFLFRQLVKKAISNINVKVDVRGVKSLIIDSDTGQLNPQKPFYPFTTQPVKGSSFKISSPEMFSKKWKHASINIKWINTPDDFGIHYEAYKTEYISSLSKQLFTDHMFLAATSKVFRSANQPESPQKNIRTEAINDDLETNFQIDKSNRIVPNNDHFKGTLSIHPETNTAGTKNNVMLFQKTNGDFEMNTVADGSGYELGKSGPIEISLNQSFYHSLFPRLYTLAMMDTNKETPIPNEPYTPFAESITLGYTAEESTDFNVSNQTAFEKNRIKLFHEAAFGQAEEHGYLKIQAKEKEILNTSSTNDCWLVPDYCQGGELYIGLLDALPTQQVALLIQVLEGSENPEAESFAGRQKVEWSILCNNQWKNLENNILLNNIDNFLKSGIFKFSIPEQANQDNTVLPKGHIWIRAKIHKTFDAVCKLIDIKAQAVLAEFENNSNELSHLEKGLPAGSISKLITRVPQIKGINQPFNSFGGQPEESDDAYYRRVSERLRHKNRAITLWDYEHLVLQKYPEIYKVKCLNHTSDTSFLAPGHVLLVVVPDIINKNVFDIYEPRVSKAVLNNIQAYLNQLNSKLVNAKVINPQYEKVVVKLGVKFYQQYDENFYKGQLNEDLTKFLSPWAFDNTQDITFGTELHNSILIDYVEKLYYVDYLEELELAKLPNEIEIPEDPTSIAYLNQLDFGPILKPESPKHILVSAKKHFIFTSIKKCSETSIEESETCQY; encoded by the coding sequence ATGAGCGAAAACTGTAACCATATAGATGATGTGATTTTTCAGAGAAATGGTACCGATCAGGAAAACCGTTTTACTAAAATACTGGATCCAGATTCCATTGAACTTCATGATTTTGATGTGGAAGACTGGATACTTTTTGCCTATAACTTTGCTCAAAATGTCAATTATTTCAAAGTCGAGAATGACCAGAACCCATCAGGTAATTGGCAGGATTTTTTCAACCATTTTGGTCTTGCTTCATCTACTATTCCTAAAAGGAATGATCCAAGTTACAAAACACTAAAAGAAAGTATTTCCACCACTTTATCTGACTTAGAGTCAGAAAGTGCTGTTACTCCCCACATGACCCTCTTTATTTGCTTTTTGAGGTTATTGGAGCTTTCTAAAGACCGACTTAATGGATTAACAAAAAAGCACCTTGATTTTTATTACCAAGAAGTGCTTCAAATAAGCAAACTAGAACCTGTTGCGGATCAAGTTCATGTCATTTTTGAAATCGCGAAGAAAAGTGTTGATGAAAAAATAGAAGCCAATACCAGTTTGGATGGTGGTAAAGATGGCTTAGGAAAAAAGAGAATCTATAAGACGAAACAAGAATTGATTGCCAATAAGGCCCAGGTCAGCCAATTAAAAAGCCTGTATATCGATCATGATTTACAGGAAATCAAAAAGAGCCCTATAAGTAATTCTTTTGATGGAAAAGGCAAAGCTCTGATTAAAGAAAGTCCCTACTGGTGGCCATTTGGCTATAGTTCGGAAGAGGAAAGCTATGATCCTTTAGATTCAGCCGATTTGGGCTTTGCTATTGCATCCCCTATGTTGGCTCTACAGGAGGGTGAGAGGAATGTGTCTGTCAGCATTAGTTTCAAAAATAGTTTTAATTTCTCTTCCTCTGAATTAAACGATGATGACTTGATCAATCTTATTCAGGTCTATTGTAGTGGTGAAAAGGAATGGTTGGGGCCTTTTAATCTGTCCAAAGACTTGGCCTTTTTCAATGGAACCGATGATGACAACATTTCATCATCCATATCCGGTAATCAACTCAATTGTGTTTTCAGCTTACCTTCTGATCAGGATGCTATTACACCGTACAACCAAGAAGCATTGGGTGAAAATATCAACTCCAACTACCCTGTGGTTAGGTTTTTGATTAAAACAGAAGAGGAATCCTATAAGCCAAAGGTACATTTTTTATTTAGGCAGCTTGTCAAAAAGGCTATCAGTAATATCAATGTAAAAGTAGATGTCAGAGGAGTCAAATCTCTGATTATCGATAGTGATACAGGCCAGCTTAACCCTCAAAAGCCATTTTACCCTTTTACCACCCAACCGGTCAAGGGATCTTCATTCAAGATCAGCTCTCCTGAAATGTTTTCGAAAAAGTGGAAACATGCTAGCATAAATATCAAGTGGATCAACACTCCAGATGACTTTGGGATACATTATGAAGCCTATAAAACTGAATATATTTCTTCTCTCAGCAAGCAGCTATTTACAGACCATATGTTTTTAGCAGCAACTTCCAAGGTCTTTAGATCAGCCAACCAGCCAGAAAGCCCTCAAAAGAATATCCGAACAGAAGCTATCAATGATGACTTAGAAACCAATTTCCAAATTGATAAGAGCAACAGGATTGTACCCAATAATGATCACTTTAAAGGCACATTAAGTATTCATCCCGAAACAAATACAGCTGGAACAAAAAATAATGTGATGCTTTTTCAAAAGACCAATGGAGATTTTGAGATGAACACCGTTGCTGACGGGAGTGGATATGAATTGGGTAAATCTGGGCCAATAGAAATAAGTTTAAACCAGTCTTTTTATCACTCCTTGTTTCCCAGGCTCTATACACTGGCCATGATGGACACCAATAAGGAAACGCCTATTCCCAATGAACCTTATACGCCGTTTGCTGAATCCATCACATTAGGATATACGGCTGAGGAAAGCACTGATTTCAATGTCTCGAATCAGACAGCCTTTGAAAAAAATCGAATCAAACTGTTTCATGAAGCAGCTTTTGGACAAGCAGAAGAGCATGGATACCTAAAAATTCAAGCAAAAGAAAAGGAAATTTTAAATACCAGTTCCACCAATGACTGTTGGTTGGTACCGGATTATTGCCAAGGGGGAGAACTATATATTGGGCTGTTAGATGCATTGCCCACTCAGCAAGTAGCCTTATTAATCCAAGTTCTGGAGGGAAGTGAAAACCCTGAAGCAGAATCATTTGCTGGAAGGCAAAAAGTAGAATGGTCAATCCTGTGCAACAACCAATGGAAAAATCTAGAAAACAATATCCTCTTAAATAATATAGACAATTTTCTTAAATCTGGAATTTTTAAGTTCAGCATTCCAGAACAAGCCAATCAGGATAATACTGTTTTACCGAAAGGACATATTTGGATCAGAGCGAAAATCCACAAGACTTTTGACGCTGTTTGTAAGTTGATAGACATAAAAGCCCAAGCTGTTTTGGCGGAATTTGAAAACAATAGCAATGAACTTTCCCACTTGGAAAAAGGATTGCCCGCTGGAAGTATTTCAAAATTGATTACTCGGGTTCCACAAATTAAAGGTATCAACCAACCCTTTAACTCATTTGGTGGTCAGCCAGAGGAATCGGATGATGCCTATTACAGAAGGGTAAGTGAGCGATTAAGGCATAAAAATAGGGCCATTACCTTATGGGATTACGAACACTTGGTATTGCAGAAATACCCTGAAATCTATAAGGTAAAATGCCTGAATCATACCTCAGACACTTCTTTTTTAGCACCGGGACATGTATTACTGGTAGTGGTTCCTGATATCATCAATAAAAACGTTTTTGACATCTATGAACCTAGAGTAAGTAAAGCTGTCCTCAACAACATCCAAGCTTACCTGAACCAGCTCAACTCCAAGCTAGTCAATGCCAAGGTGATCAATCCTCAATATGAAAAAGTGGTGGTTAAACTTGGAGTGAAGTTCTATCAACAATATGATGAGAACTTTTATAAAGGCCAACTAAATGAAGATTTGACAAAATTCTTGTCTCCATGGGCATTTGATAATACCCAAGACATCACCTTTGGGACAGAACTCCATAACAGCATCTTAATAGATTATGTCGAAAAGCTATACTATGTGGACTATTTGGAAGAGCTAGAATTGGCCAAGCTGCCTAATGAGATAGAAATTCCTGAAGACCCAACTTCCATCGCTTATTTGAACCAACTGGACTTTGGGCCGATCCTAAAGCCTGAAAGTCCCAAACATATTCTGGTCTCCGCCAAGAAGCATTTCATTTTCACAAGTATTAAAAAGTGTTCAGAAACCAGTATTGAAGAATCAGAAACATGTCAGTACTAA
- a CDS encoding PKD domain-containing protein: protein MSINLQNITTKYRRFTKNQVLTAGHLNEMVNFFDDQDRLTRICLSGVGIVCGFKVTYDPIGGILEISQGAGVTTDGDLFQLYGIDLETGEKTIAIDSKLYGHYKIHDNEKANYKPYFYDGETQLDMYELLTEEQQAVENDDNFELSTLEANEGVSMDDAVILLYLECYEKEKDLCVSLSCDNQGLEIIGNYKVLLVSKAVAEQINSHDTIISKANYSNLYHQMEDVFANRVVLSTENFSNYDELKKSFTSGTLGNDVVNQLQQGFGTLLTALNMPLLLNAFEDYLTTIFDYTESNTPPDFQYRYDLLKDVIDTYNEIKDILFNMDSGDCCPDIKAFPKHLMLGEVFKEDVCYEYRHGFYKSPILKSQNLSTCTDCLTSMPIIDIGPENTLEEEVIDLGEEEMDICYGKGTDESRLFSLIKRAVQLLANYNANYNFIKITPSFHLGLLSKKAIPFYNNVGNHLIQLWDFDKTLRAKHRNNVGYHNALLNIKEPLEITLDHDFYRIEGHQGRNYKDALSIVEDIRKEHGLGFNVIALGINANEDMEFVEDFTTYYLNKNHGYEHKAGVQPGGTFIMIYVRGLYSAYPYPYGYGYPYEYPGDGSLAGDFEGEADEDEIVVLNPVVADFTLPYLCCGENLVALSLPVEELCFNEETEPIPFHVMPTGGYVEAEVEEGLFGGVTQDDFGAFVFDPFLVSEELYGVPITFTVNNFETDCQITVYRQPVFDFEVDNMDPGQTQVYVQFNIIGDDLIEGQEYQWDFGDGTALVNSTDLSIQHIYLLDNIDGNAVTVTVNTGEGNCALRVEHTIVLDVPVDITLSMDQTEFCRNDESSHNIFITPDDGSVQLGGPGVSPTRNDGGNYFFVPANVPATAGNQITILLDGAASNLTINLLVPPVASFATNIQSGNLIISNNSQNATDFRWLVDGEEILRDDSSDIVRSVSSFNSRTITVSLTATNRLCSASVDGPRTVILSEGPEVRTCLQVASSFIENGSGIINQILEVNDNISGETTEIASFIGSLLKTVQNELEEYIVGRQNGRIADADHFNQEIFNRLLAAARASQSREDQAAIRNLIEIYIGLFYTILRCQEPDVITEFQEIILSITSMINSFLQGLLRLEFNPDPDGTLKEFMNIIQTEFEDSPFLIDEIKGQLEFLAQNA from the coding sequence ATGTCAATCAATCTTCAAAACATCACAACCAAGTACCGAAGGTTTACCAAAAACCAGGTGCTTACTGCTGGACATCTCAATGAGATGGTAAACTTTTTTGACGATCAGGATCGTTTGACAAGGATTTGCCTGAGTGGAGTAGGAATAGTATGTGGATTTAAGGTAACCTATGATCCTATTGGAGGAATCTTGGAGATCAGCCAAGGAGCCGGGGTCACCACGGACGGAGATCTTTTTCAGTTGTATGGTATCGATCTGGAAACAGGAGAAAAAACAATAGCCATTGACAGCAAACTATATGGCCACTATAAAATCCATGATAATGAAAAGGCCAACTATAAACCTTACTTCTATGATGGTGAGACCCAATTGGACATGTATGAATTGCTCACTGAAGAGCAGCAGGCGGTAGAAAATGATGATAATTTTGAGTTATCCACACTGGAAGCCAATGAAGGGGTCAGCATGGATGATGCGGTTATTTTACTTTATCTGGAATGTTATGAAAAAGAAAAAGACCTCTGCGTGAGTTTGTCATGTGATAACCAAGGTCTGGAAATTATAGGTAATTATAAAGTCCTCTTAGTCAGTAAAGCAGTGGCCGAACAAATCAACAGTCACGATACCATTATCAGTAAGGCCAATTACTCCAATCTTTATCATCAAATGGAAGATGTATTTGCGAATAGGGTGGTGTTGTCCACCGAAAATTTCAGCAACTACGATGAATTAAAGAAAAGCTTTACCAGTGGAACCTTGGGAAATGATGTGGTAAACCAACTCCAACAAGGTTTTGGAACTTTGCTGACTGCATTGAACATGCCCCTTTTGCTAAATGCCTTTGAAGATTACCTCACTACCATTTTTGATTATACTGAGAGCAATACTCCGCCAGATTTCCAATATCGTTATGACTTGCTCAAAGATGTAATAGATACTTATAATGAAATAAAAGACATTCTCTTCAACATGGATAGTGGTGATTGTTGCCCGGACATCAAGGCATTTCCGAAACACTTGATGCTAGGAGAGGTCTTTAAAGAAGATGTTTGCTATGAATATCGACATGGTTTTTACAAGTCACCCATCCTAAAAAGCCAAAACCTCAGCACTTGCACGGATTGCTTGACCAGCATGCCCATTATTGATATTGGTCCAGAGAACACCCTGGAAGAAGAGGTGATAGATTTGGGAGAAGAAGAAATGGACATCTGTTATGGCAAAGGGACTGATGAATCCAGGCTTTTTAGCTTGATTAAAAGAGCAGTACAGTTGCTTGCCAATTACAATGCCAATTATAATTTTATCAAAATCACGCCTTCTTTTCATTTGGGGCTACTAAGTAAAAAGGCCATTCCGTTTTACAATAATGTTGGAAACCATTTGATCCAGCTGTGGGACTTTGACAAAACTTTAAGGGCCAAGCATCGGAACAATGTCGGCTACCATAATGCCTTACTAAACATCAAAGAACCGCTGGAAATCACCTTAGACCATGATTTTTATAGAATTGAAGGGCATCAAGGAAGAAATTACAAGGATGCTTTATCCATTGTTGAAGATATCAGAAAAGAACACGGATTAGGCTTTAATGTCATTGCCCTTGGTATCAATGCCAATGAGGACATGGAATTTGTAGAGGACTTTACCACCTATTACTTGAACAAAAACCATGGGTACGAGCACAAAGCAGGTGTGCAGCCCGGCGGAACTTTTATCATGATATATGTTAGAGGACTGTACAGTGCCTATCCCTACCCATACGGTTATGGATATCCATATGAATACCCTGGAGACGGTTCTTTAGCAGGTGATTTTGAAGGCGAAGCAGACGAAGATGAAATTGTAGTGCTCAACCCGGTTGTAGCTGATTTTACCTTGCCTTATCTCTGCTGTGGGGAAAACTTAGTAGCCTTAAGCCTGCCTGTAGAAGAACTCTGTTTCAATGAGGAAACAGAACCCATTCCATTCCATGTGATGCCAACCGGTGGCTATGTAGAAGCTGAAGTAGAAGAAGGTCTGTTTGGAGGCGTTACCCAAGATGATTTCGGAGCATTTGTATTTGATCCATTCTTGGTCAGTGAAGAGCTTTATGGTGTCCCTATCACCTTTACAGTCAATAACTTCGAAACAGATTGCCAAATTACTGTTTACAGGCAGCCTGTGTTTGATTTTGAAGTGGACAATATGGATCCGGGACAAACCCAGGTTTATGTTCAATTTAATATTATAGGTGATGACCTTATAGAAGGACAAGAATATCAATGGGATTTTGGAGATGGAACGGCTTTAGTTAATTCTACAGACCTATCTATTCAGCATATTTATCTTCTAGATAATATTGATGGTAATGCCGTAACAGTGACAGTTAATACCGGTGAAGGAAATTGTGCTCTAAGGGTGGAACATACCATTGTACTGGATGTACCAGTGGATATTACCTTAAGCATGGACCAAACTGAATTCTGCCGAAATGATGAAAGTAGTCACAACATCTTTATCACGCCTGATGATGGAAGTGTTCAATTGGGTGGTCCGGGAGTTTCGCCAACAAGAAATGATGGGGGCAATTACTTTTTTGTCCCTGCCAATGTTCCAGCGACAGCAGGAAATCAAATAACTATTTTGCTAGATGGTGCAGCATCAAATCTCACCATCAATTTGCTAGTCCCACCTGTTGCCTCATTTGCTACCAATATCCAGAGTGGAAACTTGATTATAAGCAACAATTCCCAAAATGCAACAGATTTCAGATGGTTAGTCGATGGAGAAGAAATACTTAGAGATGATTCCAGCGATATTGTTCGCAGTGTTTCAAGTTTTAATAGCAGGACGATTACTGTTTCTCTCACTGCTACGAATAGATTATGCAGTGCATCAGTGGATGGGCCAAGAACGGTTATCCTATCAGAAGGTCCTGAAGTCCGTACCTGTCTGCAGGTGGCCAGTAGCTTCATAGAAAATGGCTCTGGAATTATCAACCAAATATTGGAAGTCAATGACAACATATCTGGCGAAACCACAGAAATAGCTTCATTTATAGGTAGTCTTTTAAAAACAGTCCAAAATGAACTGGAAGAGTATATAGTTGGACGTCAAAATGGTAGGATCGCTGACGCTGATCATTTCAACCAAGAAATATTCAATAGGCTTTTGGCTGCAGCTAGGGCCTCACAGAGTAGAGAAGATCAGGCCGCTATCCGCAATTTGATAGAAATCTATATTGGACTATTTTATACCATTTTACGCTGTCAGGAACCTGATGTAATCACTGAGTTCCAAGAAATAATCTTAAGTATTACCTCCATGATCAACAGTTTCTTGCAGGGATTATTAAGATTGGAATTCAACCCTGATCCAGATGGAACCCTGAAAGAGTTTATGAATATCATTCAGACTGAATTTGAGGATTCCCCTTTCTTAATTGATGAGATCAAAGGACAATTAGAATTTTTAGCTCAAAATGCATAG
- a CDS encoding contractile injection system tape measure protein: MHSAGQHIIHKVYLEIGTADVGYAHHLKDHISDFLQEVLFPKLESYFDQLASQFLGNTLQLDQVKVEISDSDQLHLVDISILVNDKVKKIIETKLAKMTLTEERSEIVISEEVKRSKAFFHFFDEGTQAWWNLEKEIFIPLQEYPNGQEYFTPAFKSELRLRLLDHSFRERLIKQLDNRQLQFLLSEAGFFEIENLLGSQDIDEHLNKLNKSQNHGIELNIRLLFWRILISQAINEPGEAKKNLKAKLVHLLLKGSGISPTIAASPKVKNYVSSEIDQYSTKKLISELPLLMDSILEYLKLDEALSDKKAIDQNIENLTKEPFSSDPNDGILPNSEQHNDIELIVPNAGLVLVHPFLKQLLINCDLLDDHNNLIDPESTAHLLHYIATKEEYAYEHQMVFEKYLVNIPSPQSIHRLISLSDSWKEQVEEMLEALLSHWPALKNSSTDLLRNEFLQRSGKLILKEGSSKLIMERKTHDILLEKIAWNISLVKLPWKEQLLFVEW; encoded by the coding sequence ATGCATAGTGCTGGTCAACATATTATCCATAAAGTTTACCTGGAAATAGGCACAGCGGATGTGGGCTATGCCCACCACTTAAAAGATCATATAAGCGACTTTTTGCAGGAAGTACTTTTTCCGAAACTGGAAAGTTACTTTGATCAGCTAGCCTCTCAGTTCTTAGGAAACACTTTGCAGCTGGATCAGGTGAAAGTTGAAATTTCGGATAGTGACCAACTTCACTTGGTGGATATAAGTATTTTGGTTAATGATAAAGTAAAAAAGATCATTGAAACAAAGCTGGCCAAAATGACTTTGACCGAAGAAAGAAGTGAAATTGTTATAAGTGAAGAGGTAAAACGGAGCAAAGCTTTCTTCCACTTTTTTGACGAGGGTACACAAGCGTGGTGGAATCTTGAAAAGGAAATCTTTATTCCGCTACAGGAATATCCCAATGGGCAAGAATATTTCACACCAGCATTTAAGAGCGAACTGAGGCTTAGACTATTGGATCATTCATTTAGAGAGCGATTGATCAAACAACTGGATAATCGGCAATTACAATTCCTTTTATCTGAAGCAGGCTTTTTTGAGATAGAGAACCTACTAGGAAGTCAAGATATTGACGAACATTTAAATAAATTAAATAAAAGTCAAAACCATGGCATTGAACTTAATATCAGATTGTTATTTTGGCGCATCCTGATCAGTCAAGCTATCAATGAACCAGGAGAAGCTAAAAAAAACCTCAAAGCAAAACTGGTCCATCTACTCTTAAAAGGTTCAGGAATAAGCCCAACAATTGCTGCGAGTCCAAAAGTAAAGAATTACGTCTCAAGTGAAATAGATCAATATTCTACCAAAAAATTGATTTCGGAATTACCTCTATTGATGGACAGCATACTTGAATATTTGAAATTGGATGAAGCGCTAAGCGATAAAAAGGCAATTGATCAAAATATTGAAAACCTAACTAAAGAGCCCTTTAGCAGTGATCCTAATGATGGGATTTTGCCCAATTCTGAGCAACACAATGACATTGAATTAATTGTTCCCAATGCAGGTCTGGTATTAGTTCATCCTTTCTTAAAACAACTATTGATCAATTGTGATTTATTAGATGACCACAATAACCTAATAGACCCTGAGTCCACAGCCCATTTACTGCATTACATCGCTACCAAAGAAGAGTATGCATATGAACACCAAATGGTATTTGAGAAATACCTGGTCAATATTCCTTCTCCACAATCGATTCACCGATTGATTTCACTTTCTGACTCTTGGAAAGAACAGGTTGAAGAGATGTTAGAAGCTCTATTGTCTCATTGGCCAGCTTTAAAGAATTCATCTACCGATCTCTTAAGGAATGAGTTTTTACAAAGATCTGGCAAGTTGATTTTGAAAGAAGGTTCTTCGAAACTTATCATGGAAAGAAAAACCCATGATATCCTATTAGAAAAAATAGCATGGAACATTTCTTTGGTAAAACTCCCCTGGAAGGAACAATTATTATTTGTGGAATGGTAA
- a CDS encoding DUF6734 family protein, with amino-acid sequence MKSAPRIIFSLDVHPLINNRWYMGNRLKETIYMTALSVLYAHMWYRDIELYVDDLAYQFLYMLPCRVTRLDVKPDKDIWMKSKIECIEQQTEPFVHLDTDVFIKRKIDFDFDKVLLERQEGGYRIHYKRQVDFFNHYTQDIKHWHPDLGHTFSCGVLGFNDLSLKNKFIEAFYQLERIYNLQKEDFAKLKKSGQEPCILIEQYNLACLLNHYGIKPDILLKGRNIKEHGKYAEQMGYSHLFGIKKYRENIVKEIEYRLFKIFPYWYAQVKIALENAGVMTQHNPLSKDQVA; translated from the coding sequence ATGAAATCAGCACCAAGAATCATATTTAGTTTGGATGTACATCCCCTGATCAACAATCGGTGGTACATGGGAAACCGTCTCAAGGAAACGATTTACATGACTGCTTTAAGTGTCCTTTATGCTCATATGTGGTACCGGGATATTGAGCTTTATGTTGATGACTTGGCCTATCAATTTCTCTATATGCTTCCATGCCGTGTCACGAGGTTGGATGTAAAACCGGATAAAGACATCTGGATGAAATCCAAAATAGAATGCATTGAGCAACAAACTGAGCCCTTTGTTCACTTGGATACTGATGTTTTTATTAAAAGAAAAATAGATTTTGATTTTGACAAAGTACTCTTGGAGCGTCAGGAGGGAGGATATAGGATTCACTATAAAAGGCAAGTTGATTTTTTCAATCACTACACCCAGGACATTAAACACTGGCATCCGGACCTAGGACATACTTTCAGTTGTGGAGTACTTGGTTTCAATGACCTCAGCTTAAAAAATAAGTTCATTGAAGCTTTTTATCAGTTGGAACGCATATACAATTTACAGAAAGAAGACTTTGCCAAGCTCAAGAAGTCAGGACAGGAACCTTGTATTCTGATTGAGCAATACAATCTTGCATGCTTACTCAATCATTATGGCATCAAGCCGGATATTTTGCTAAAAGGAAGAAATATCAAAGAACATGGAAAATACGCCGAGCAAATGGGGTACAGCCACCTTTTCGGCATCAAAAAATACAGAGAGAATATTGTCAAAGAAATTGAATACAGATTATTCAAAATCTTTCCCTACTGGTATGCCCAGGTAAAAATAGCACTTGAAAATGCAGGAGTCATGACACAACATAACCCTTTGAGCAAAGATCAAGTAGCTTAA
- a CDS encoding DUF4157 domain-containing protein — protein MRFFRKKKHGAKTSQSGPFIQPKLSVGKAGDKYEQEADHMASKVVDQQTSSIQKKGAAEEEQVQQKSLAESTTKVQKKDLKEEEPVQKQEKAEEEEVQAKSAEEEEAVQKQEGEEEELQTKGEEEEEAVQAKGEEEEESLQAKAASTNVKRPNKVEHKLHQSKGAGQTMTQEAKHKMELGFGADFSKVKIHTDQSAIEMNKALGAHAFTNGNDIYFNTGKYDPNSKSGQLLLAHELTHTLQQQGAVKKKIQRKVKISGTDEKTREKFLGKINDGTPVKFKLDSQQLEPENKDAKGTDTFTKKMLGAIKAAQNVDLKLITENDQVFIDSFNSGKVDTADMFGLSSNIFKSWLLHFVIERFAIADYDKKKSTATNEDFKKAHETGHEAQEAFLKELYPKKTIKYKSEGFDETTKKVDKNKDGTIDYIFDFTDVKYVFTQPIKNGKTLENITKAELKEVK, from the coding sequence ATGAGATTTTTCAGAAAGAAGAAACATGGAGCAAAAACAAGTCAAAGTGGTCCCTTTATCCAGCCCAAACTAAGTGTGGGAAAGGCCGGAGACAAATATGAGCAAGAAGCGGATCATATGGCTTCCAAAGTAGTTGATCAACAAACATCCAGCATCCAAAAAAAAGGAGCTGCTGAAGAAGAACAAGTCCAGCAAAAATCACTTGCAGAATCCACCACAAAGGTGCAGAAAAAGGATTTAAAAGAAGAGGAACCCGTACAAAAACAGGAAAAAGCAGAAGAGGAAGAAGTACAAGCCAAATCTGCTGAAGAAGAAGAGGCCGTCCAAAAGCAAGAGGGTGAAGAAGAAGAATTGCAGACGAAAGGAGAAGAAGAGGAGGAAGCCGTTCAGGCCAAAGGAGAGGAGGAGGAAGAATCCTTGCAGGCAAAGGCTGCATCAACCAATGTAAAAAGACCCAATAAAGTTGAGCATAAACTTCACCAATCCAAAGGTGCCGGGCAAACCATGACCCAGGAAGCAAAACATAAAATGGAACTAGGTTTTGGAGCCGATTTCAGTAAAGTGAAAATCCACACGGACCAATCTGCCATAGAAATGAACAAGGCTCTGGGAGCCCACGCCTTCACCAATGGCAACGATATTTATTTCAACACAGGTAAATATGACCCAAATTCAAAAAGCGGACAATTGCTTTTGGCGCATGAACTGACCCATACGCTGCAACAGCAGGGAGCGGTAAAAAAAAAGATTCAAAGAAAAGTCAAAATAAGCGGCACTGACGAAAAAACACGGGAAAAGTTTCTAGGTAAAATCAATGATGGAACACCTGTCAAATTTAAACTGGACAGCCAGCAGCTGGAACCTGAAAATAAAGATGCCAAAGGAACAGACACATTTACCAAAAAAATGTTGGGTGCCATCAAGGCGGCTCAAAATGTGGACCTAAAATTAATTACAGAAAATGACCAGGTTTTCATTGATAGTTTCAACTCTGGTAAGGTGGATACCGCAGACATGTTTGGACTCTCGTCCAATATCTTCAAAAGCTGGTTGCTTCACTTTGTTATTGAAAGGTTTGCCATAGCAGACTATGACAAGAAGAAATCTACCGCCACCAATGAAGATTTCAAAAAGGCACATGAGACAGGCCATGAAGCCCAAGAAGCTTTCTTAAAGGAATTATACCCCAAAAAGACCATCAAATACAAAAGCGAGGGTTTCGATGAAACCACCAAAAAAGTGGATAAAAATAAGGATGGTACGATCGACTACATCTTTGATTTCACAGATGTAAAATATGTGTTTACCCAGCCCATCAAAAATGGAAAAACATTGGAAAACATTACCAAAGCCGAACTGAAAGAGGTGAAATAA